In Triticum urartu cultivar G1812 chromosome 6, Tu2.1, whole genome shotgun sequence, the following proteins share a genomic window:
- the LOC125517169 gene encoding uncharacterized protein LOC125517169 yields MLLSGGFSWVYLALLLTLLTFNSVMAVYHSMGDAAIVAFVVTSYADLVLLFCCLWLYSRAAAGSAWRNRLKASVWTLTTLLTFSFAYMVMGTAGLTLHVALLVWFIAAATGIGAFSAFFEQGRINPAPGEPMLPPPV; encoded by the exons ATGCTGCTGTCAGGCGGCTTCTCTTGGGTGTACCTTGCTCTGCTGTTGACCTTGCTCACCTTCAACTCCGTCATGGCGGTGTACCACTCCATGGGCGACGCGGCCATCGTCGCCTTCGTCGTCACCTCCTACGCCGACCTGGTGCTGCTCTTCTGCTGCCTCTGGCTCTACAGCAGAGCGGCGGCGGGATCGGCGTGGCGGAACCGGCTCAAGGCGTCGGTGTGGACTCTCACCACGCTGCTCACCTTCTCCTTCGCCTACATGGTCATGGGCACGGCCGGCCTCACCCTCCACGTCGCGCTGCTCGTGTGGTTCATCGCCGCGGCGACGGGGATCGGtgccttctccgccttcttcgAGCAGGGCAG AATCAACCCAGCTCCGGGTGAACCCATGCTGCCGCCACCGGTGTAG